GCGACGACCGCGGGCAACACCATCATCTTCTGCTTCAGCTTCAAACGCACCGGGCGACCTCCCCACTACCGTGAGCGCACTCCCACCGCCGTTGATTCGTGCCGTGCGTCATCCCGCGGGCGCCTCGAATCCGTGCGGACGGAGTTCACGCCGCGCGAGACGCAGGATAGCCAACTGTGCGCGGACAGGTAACTCTCACGGTCCGTGTCACCACTGTCGACACAGGGAGCCCCGCAATCCGGGTGGGTTCGGGCCCCACCCAGAGCGTGAAACACCCGGTGTTTTCTGTATCGCGAGCTCACCGGGCGGGCGGCCAGGGCCCCAGCGCCCCGGCAGCAGCCCACGCGGCGTCAGCGCACGGCGCGCTGGAGCGCGGGGGCAATCTCCTGCCGGCAGGGTTCGTCACACTCCGTGAAACGGGTGAGGAACTCCGCCATCTGCGCGCAGCGCTTGGGGAAGCGGCTGGTGCCCGCATCACCCGTGCACATCTCGCGGTAGGACTCGCGCGTCTCCTGGAAGAGCGAGGCGCGCTGCACCGGCGACAACGCGTTCAAAGCCCGGTTCTCACCGCCTTGCAGGTACAGCCACACGCCGCCGACGAGCAGCAGCACCAGCCCTATCAGCAGGACCTTGCGCGTCCGCCGCTCCGACGCCGAGGGGCCTCGGGCCCGGGAGAAGACATTCTCCTCCTCGCCATCCTCCGGGGGCGGACCGCCAGCCATCATCCCAATCAAGCGCATACCCCCCTGTTCCATCCCAATCCGGAGGGTAAGGCCAGCACGGTGTGCAGCGGGTGTGCGGCAACCGCCAACAGGGCGGCACGCCTGGGCCGGGTCATCTTCGACATTGCGTGTGCTCCCGCACGCTGGGCGGAAGTCCGGCCGCGGAGCCACGCGGGTCCGTTGCCCCTAGGATGGAAGCCATGGACATTCGGGAGCGCCCCATGCGGGTGCTGGTGGTGGACGACGAACGGAACATCCGCCACACCTTGCGGGTGTGCCTGGAGGGGTTCGGCTGCGAGGTGCGCGAGGCCGCCACGCCGGACGCCGCGCTGGCCGCGCTGGCGCAGGGCCCCGTCGACCTGGCCTTCGTCGACCTGCGGCTGGGCACGGCCAGCGGCCTGGAGCTGCTGCCGAAGCTGCTGGCCGAGTCCCCGCACCTGGACGTCGTGCTCATCACCGCCTACGCCACCTTCGACACCGCCGTGGAGGCCATGCGGCGCGGCGCTCGGGACTACCTGCCCAAGCCCTTCACGCCCGCGCAGATTCGCCACGTGGTGGACCGGGCCCGGCGGCACCGGGAGCTGGCGTCCCAGTTGGAGGATTTGGAGGGGCAGCTCTCGCAGGCGGTGCCGGAGGCCACGCTGGAGACGGCCTCCCCCGCGATGCATGCGGCCATCGGCTTGTTGACGCGCGCGGCGACGTCCGACGCGGCGGTGCTGCTGCGCGGGGAGAGCGGCACGGGCAAGGGCGTGCTCGCCCGGGCGCTGCACTCGATGAGCGCGCGGCGGCGCAGGCCCTTCGTCACGGTCAACTGTCCCACGCTGTCGGAGCAGTTGCTGGCGAGCGAGCTGTTTGGCCACGTGCGCGGCGCCTTCACGGGGGCGGTGAAGGACCAGCCCGGCCGGGTGGAGGCGGCGGAGGGCGGCACGCTGTTCCTGGACGAAATCGCGGAGATGAGCCCGGGGCTTCAAGCGCAACTGTTGCGCTTCCTCCAGGAGAAGCAGTTCGAACGGCTGGGCGAGGGTCGCACGCGCAAGTCGGACGTGCGCGTGGTGGCGGCGACGAACCGCGACCTGGAGAAGGACGTGGCGGAGGGGCGCTTCCGCGAGGACCTGCTGTACCGGCTCAACGTCATCGAGGTGAAGCTGCCGTCCCTGCGCGAGCGGCCGGAGGACCTGCTGGCGCTGGCGCTGCGGTTCGTTGCGTTCTTCTCGCGCGCGGCGCAGCGACCGCCGCCGGAGCTGTCTCCTGCGACGGAGAAGATGCTGCTCGCCTATGGCTGGCCGGGCAACGTGCGAGAGCTGCGCAACGCGATGGAGCGAGCGCTCATCGTCTGGCCCGCCGCGGTGCTGGAGCCGCAGGCGTTCCCAGACCGCATCGCCGCGGCCGGCGGCCCGGGGATGGCGCTGGGTGGGCCGCATTCGCTGGAGGACATCGAGCGCGAGCACGTGCTGCGCGTCATGGCCTCGGCCCCTACCTTGGACGAAGCGGCGAGGGTGCTGGGTATCGATGCGTCCACGCTGTGGCGGAAGCGGAAGAAGTACGAGTCGGGCGAGGGCTGACCGCGACGGCGAGGGGTGGGAACCGGGCGGGGCCCCGCGTGCCTGGAGTGGTGATTGCGAGGCCTTGGAGACGTGCGGACCGTTGCGGGACACGGGAACCGATTCCAAGGAGCGCAAACGTGGACGTGATTGACCTGTTGATGCAGCAGCACCGCGAGGTCGAGGCGCTGTTCGACGCGTGTCGCGCGGCGAAGGACGACGCGAGCAAGAAGGAACTCTGTGTCCAGCTCGCGGAGGCGCTCACGTTGCACTCCACCATCGAGGAGCGCTGGGTGTACCCCGCGGCCCGCCGGGTGGTGGGCAACGCGCTGATTCAAGACTCCATCGAGGAGCACGGGGAGATGACGCAGCTCATCGCCCAGATGATTCGAGCCCGCAACGACGTGAAGAAGCTGACGTCACTGGTGGGCGAGCTGGAGAAGGTGGTGAAGGACCACGTGACGATGGAGGAGCGGGACGTGCTGCCCAAGCTCGGCCAGAAGGTCACCGAGGAGGACCTGGGCATGTCGTGCAAGGACATCGTCCGCACCGCGTCCGAGGTCCGCCGCGAGGAGATGCGGAAACTGGAGGGGCAGGCGAGCGTCTGAGGCCCAGGCGTCACCTCGCACATCGAAGGTGCGGCGAGCGGCCCCGGGAGGGATTCGCTCGCCGCAGCCGCACTCCTCAGTTGGCCGTGACAGTCAGCATGCCGCTGCTGTCGGGGCGCCACGCGGACTTCTCCGCGAAGATGCGAACAGGCGCGGCCGTCCGCTTCGCGGAGACGTCATCGAACGACTTCACGGTGTAGTTCCGTTCGTGAAGCTCCAACATCACCATCAGCCGAAGAAGCAGTTCGAAATGCCAACTGAACTCCTCGGCGCCGGTCTCCCAGCGGGAAACCGCCTCGGGCCGTACGTTGATGCGCTTGGCGAAGTCCGCCTGCGAAAACCCCAGGTGCTTGCGCAAGAACCTCACTTCGGATGGCGTCAGCAGGCTGTTCTTCGCAGCCAGGGCCTTCGCAATCGTCCGGTGCAGCTCCTTCAACTTCGGAAGCACGACCTCGCGTTCGTGGCACTTCTCGCACCGGCGCTCCGTCACCCCCACGAGAACCACATCCTCCAGCCCACTCTCGTCGAAGTGGTAGCTGTCGAGCCGTGTCTCCAAGACCTCCCCGCCGCAGCTTTCACACTTCATGACTTCCTCCACACCGACACGATGACCAATTCGTGCGCCTCGCCAGCTTCGTCACAGCGAAAAGCCACCGCGAGCCCCATGCGTGGGGTTTCGATGACGTAGGTCCACCGCCCATCCCTTTGCTCGCCCTCGCTGTTGATGAATCCGCCTTCGATGATGTTCTCGATGTCCGTCGTCGCGAGGCGCCGCTCCTTCATCCGGTCCTTCGCGTGTTGCTTGAGAACCACCGAGCCCTCGTCCAAGAGACGACGCGCGAACTTGAGCGCATCGGAACGCTTGAAGGGTTCCTTGCTCAACGCCCTGCCCCCTCGACCACGGCGACCCAAGACTTGCGGTCACCGCAAGTCCAATTAACAATACCCACCCTGACCACGCAAGGGCGCTACTCCACCGACCGTGGCCATTGAAGTCTCGCCCTACCGTTCGCGGCTATAGCAGGGCGGTCCCACGCGCCAGGTTCCCTGGGAACGCCAACACGTCCTACCTGCAGTCCCTCACGTCGTCACAGGTGCAGGCTCTTCTCGCCGGGGCACGGTGAACCAGAACGTGCTGCCCTGACCGGGCGCGCTCACTACGCCGATGTCGCCGCCGTGCGCCTGGACGATGTCCTTCGCAATCGACAATCCCAGCCCCGCGCCGCCCGATGGCGCGCCCGGCGCCCTGTAGAACTTCTCGAAGATGCGCGCCTGTTGCTCCGGCGCGATTCCCTCCCCGGTATCCCGCACCTCGAAGCGCACACCTCGCGCCTCCCGTGACACGCGGACCTCCACCTCCCCGCCCGGGGGCGTGTACTTCACCCCGTTGCCCACCAGGTTCCCCAACACCAACCCCAAGCGCTCCGGGTCCACGTCCACCGGCTCCACATCCAGCGCCACCTGCTTCGTCAGCCGAACCCCGCGCTCGGCCGCCGCTGACCGCTGTGCATCCAACGCCGCGTCCACCAGCTCCTCCGCCGGCACCCGGCGAATCTCCAACTGAAGCTGCCCCGCCTGGATGCGCGACAAATCCAGCAGGTCATCCACGATGCCCTGCAACCGCTCACAATCCTCGCGCGCCGCGAACAGCAGGTCCGCCTGCTTCTCCGTCACCGGTCCCACCACGCCCTCCGTCACCAGGTGCAAGGCCATGCGCAACGACGTGAGCGGCGTGCGGAACTCGTGCGCCACCGTGGCCACCAGGTCGTTCTTCAACTCGTCGAAGCGCCGCAGCCGCGTCACGTCCTGGAGAATCACCGTGGCCCCCACCACCTCGCCCGACTCCCCGTACACCGGACTGCCGCGCGCCAGCAGCCACCGGTCGCCGTCCGGCAGCGGCGCCCGCACCGCCTCCTCGTAGCCGCGCGGCTGGTAGGCGCCCTTCCCCGACAGCACATGCTCGCGCACCCGCTCCAGCACCCCACGAGCCTCGGGCACCACGCGCCCCAACATGTCCCCGCCCGACTCCAGCGACACCCTCAGCACGTCCTCCGCCGAGCGGTTCACGTTGAGCAAGCCCCCATCCGCGCCGAACACCACCACCGGGTCCGGAAGGCTGTCGATGGCCGCCTGCGACGCGGCCTGCGCCTGGAGCAGCTCGCCCAGGCTGCTGCGCCGGTACTGCTGGAGCGCCTCCGCCATGGCGTTGAAGTCCTTGCCCACCTGCGCGATTTCGTCCTTCCCCTCCACCACCGCGCGCGCCGCGTAGTCGCCTTCGCCCAGGCGCCGCACCGCCTGCGACAACACCGACACCGGCCGCAACGCTCGGTGCGTCAGCGACTGCGACGCGAGCAACCCCACCACGAAGGCCACCAGCACCGCCGTCACCATGACCGTGTTCACCCGCGCGCTCTGGATGCGCAGCGCCTCGCTCTTGCGCACCATGGCGTCCTGGTTCAGGTCCAGGATGGCCCGCGCCGCGCCCGTCACCTCTTCATACGCGGGCTCCAGCTCGCGGAAGTACAGCTCCCTCGAGGCCTCCAACGTCGACTGTGACAGGAACACATCGTAGACCGCCTGGTAGCTCCGCCAGCCCTCGCGCAGCCGCGCCGTCGCCGCATCTTCATCGGGCTCGGTGACGTTGCCCTCCTGAACTCGAAGCTGAGCCTCCACGCGCCCGCGCTGCGCTGTCTGCTGCGCCAGTCCCCGCTCCCGCTCCCCCGCGAGGATGAAGAGCGCCGCGCTGTCCATGCGCTCCAACTGCGCCATCAGCTCCTGCGCGGCCAGGACACTGCGGTAGTTCTCCTGCAACACCCGCGGCCCCGCCTGCCCCAACCGGGACAACGTCACCACCGCCACCACGCCCACCAGCAACAGCGCCACGGCCAGCGGGGCTTGTGCCAGCATCAACCGTCCGCGCAGCGTCATGGCCGACGTCCTTCCTGCGGGGACTCGAAGGCGACGACGTGGATGTCGAAGCCTCGGCCCTCACGCACCAGGCGCACGTCCACCGCGCGTCCCAGCCGCTGCTTCCACCAGGGTTGGTGCGAACGCCCGACGATGATGTGCCCCACCCCGTGCGAGCGCGCGAAGTCGAGGATGCCCTCCACCGGGTCCGTGGCCCGCAGGCGAACCACCTCCGCGCCCAGCTCCTTCGCCTTCTCGATGTTCGCCAGCAGGTGCCGCTGCGCCTCCGCGTCGATGAGGTGCGGCGCCTCGCGCGGCGTCTCCACGTACACCACGAACCAATCCGTGTTCAGCCGGCCCGCCATCCGCGAACCCCGACGCAAGAGCGTCGCCGCGTGCCGGGGGTAGCTCGACAGCGCCACCAGCACCCGGCCCCAGGCCGCGCCTCGCTGTGAGCCTTCGTCACCCGCTCCCTGCTGCGGTCGCGAGGTGGCGCGCTCCAGGCTCTCCGCCACCTCGCGCAGAGCCAGCTCGCGCAACGTCGCAAGGTTCTCATCCCGGAAGAACCGCTCCAACGCCTGCGGCACCTTTTCCTTCGCGTAGATTTTCCCCGCCCGCAGCCGCTCGTGCAGGTCCTCCACCGCCAGGTCCAAATTCACCACCTGGTCGGCGGATTTGAGGAAGCTGTCCGGCAGCGTCTCGCGCACGGTGACGCCGGTGGCGCGCTCCACCAAATCGTTGAGGCTCTCCAGGTGCTGGACGTTGAAGGCGCCAATGACGTTGATGCCGGCGTCCAGCAGCGCCTGCACGTCCTGGTAGCGCTTGCGGTGGCGGCACACCGGCAGGTTGGTGTGGGCCAGCTCGTCCACCACCGCCACCTGGGGCTTGCGCGCGAGCACCGCGTCCAGGTCCATCTCCTCCACGGTGACGTCGCGGTACGTGTACTGCTTGCGAGGCACCACCTCCAGGCCCTCGACCAAAGCCTGCGTCTCCGCGCGCTCATGGGGCTCCACGAAGCCGAGCACCACGTCCACGCCTCGGCGCTTCAGCGCGTGCGCCTCCTCCAGCATCCGGTAGGTCTTCCCCACGCCGGCCGCGAAGCCGATGTAGAGCTTGAGCCGGCCCCGGCGGCCGCGCTCCACCAGCTCCAGGAAGTCTTCCGCCCGCGTGCGCCGCGTTGTCGTCATTCCCTACCCATCCGGTGAGACGCCGGGCGGAGGATGCCCTCGCGCCCGGCGAAGCTCATGTGGTGACTGCGGGTGCCCCCGCAAGGCTCAAGGTGCGTCCTGGAGCGGAGGCGCTCCTCCACCCACGCCTGGCGCCTCGTCCGAAAGCGGCCCGAAGCGACGGTCCAACGCCAGGTTCAACAGCAGGACGTTGACTCGCGGTTCACCCAGCACGCCGAAGGTGCGCCCCTCCACGAGCGCATCCACCACGGCCGTCACCCGCGCGGGCGCCACACCTCGCGCGCGCGCCACCCGGGGCACCTGCCAGCGCACCGCGTCCGGGGACAGGTGCGGATCCAGCCCCGACGCGGACGTCGTCACCAGCTCGGCCGGCACGGCCCCGGGGGCATCCGGGTTCTCCCAGCGCAGGCGCGCCACGGTCGCCGTCACGCGGTCCTTCAGCTTCTGGGACGTGGGGCCCAGGTTGCTGCCCGAAGACGCCGCGCCGTCGTAGCCGGAGCCCGCGGCGGAGGGACGAGAGGCGAAGTACCCCGCCCGCGTGAAGCCCTGGCCAATGAGCGCGCTGCCCACCACGCGGCCCCGCTCGTCCTTCACGAGCGAACCATTGGCTTCAGTGGGAAAGAGAAGCTGGGCCAATCCAGTGACGGCCAGCGGATACAGCAGGCCCGTGAGCACCAGCGTGACGAGGCAGGTGCGCAGGCCGGTGAGCAGTGTGGAGAACATGAGGATGACGCCTTTCAAGCCAGGCCCACGGTGCCGAGCAGCACGTCGATGACCTTGATACCCACGAAGGGAACGATGACGCCACCCACGCCGTAGAGGAGCAGGCTGCGCCGCAGCAATGCCTCGGCGCCCAGGGGGCGGTAGCGCACGCCCTTCAGCGCCAGGGGGATGAGCAGGATGATGATGAGTGCGTTGAAGATAACCGCCGACAGCACCGCGCTGAACGGCGAGGCCAGCCCCATCACGTTGAGTGGCGCGATTTCGGGAAACACGCCCATGAAGAGCGCCGGGAGGATGGCGAAGTATTTCGCCACGTCATTGGCGATGGAGAAGGTGGTAAGCGTGCCCCGCGTCATCAGGAGTTGCTTGCCCACCTCCACCACCTCCAACAGCTTGGTGGGGTTGGAGTCCAGGTCCACCATGTTCCCGGCTTCCTTCGCCGCCTGGGTGCCGGTGTTCATCGCCACGCCCACGTCGGCCTGGGCTAGCGCGGGCGCGTCGTTGGTGCCGTCGCCCGTCATGGCGACGAGCTTGCCCTTGTTCTGCTCCGCGCGGATGAGCGCCAGCTTCGCTTCGGGGGTGGCTTCCGCGAGGAAGTCGTCCACGCCCGCCTCGCGGGCGATGGCCGCGGCGGTGCGCGGGTTGTCGCCCGTAATCATCACGGTGCGGATGCCCATGGCGCGGAAGCGCTCGAAGCGCTCCTTGATGCCGCCCTTCACCACGTCCTTCAGGTGGATGATGCCGAGCAGCCGCGAGCCATCCGCCACTGCCAGCGGCGTGCCGCCCGCGTCACCGATGCGGCCAGCCGCCTGCGCCAACTCGTCCGGCACGGCGCCACCCTGGGACTTCACGTGCACGACGATGGCGTCCACCGCACCCTTGCGGATGCTGCGCGGCAGTGGGTCCACCAGGTCGCACCCGCTCATGCGCGTCTGCGCGGTGAAGGGCACGAAGGTGGCGTGGTGCGCCTGGAGCTCGCGCGGGCGCATCTTGTAGGTGTCCTTCACCAGCGTGACGACGGAGCGGCCCTCAGGCGTCTCGTCCGCGAGGCTGGCGAGCTGCGCGGCCTCGGCGAGCTCCTCCATCCGTACGCCCGGCATGGGCAGCAGCTCCGTCGCCATGCGGTTGCCCAACGTAATCGTTCCTGTCTTGTCCAGGAGGAGCGTGTCCACGTCTCCCGCCGCCTCCACCGCGCGCCCGCTCATGGCCAGCACGTTCTTGCGCAAGAGCCGGTCCATGCCCGCGATGCCAATGGCGCTCAGCAGGCCGCCAATCGTCGTGGGGATGAGGCACACCAGCAGCGCCACCACCGCCGTACCCGACAGCGGTACGCCCGAGTAGAGCGCCAGCGGCACCAGCGTTACGCATGCCAGCAGGAAGATGAGGGTGAGGCCCACCAGCAGGATGTGGAGCGCCACCTCGTTGGGTGTCTTCTGCCGCGCCGCGCCCTCCACCAAGCCAATCATCCGGTCCAGGAAGGACTCGCCCGGGTTGGCGGAGATGCGCACGCGGATGCGGTCGGAGAGCACCTTGGTCCCGCCCGTCACCGCCGAGCGGTCACCGCCCGACTCACGAATGACGGGGGCGGACTCACCTGTAATCGCGGACTCGTCCACGCTGGCGATGCCCTCCACCACCTCGCCGTCACCCGGGATGAGGTCCCCGGCCTCGCAAATCACTTCGTCGCCCTTGCGCAGGTCGGGAGCGGGCACGTGCTCCTCGCGGCCGTCCTTCCAGCGTCGCGCGGTGGTGTCCTTGCGCATCTTCCGCAGCGCGCCGGCCTGGGCCTTGCCACGGCCCTCCGCTACGGCCTCCGCGAAGTTGGCGAAGAGCACGGTGAACCACAGCCACAGCATCACCTGCACGGTGAAGCCTGGCGGCGCGGCATCCGCGCGCGGCGACACCACGTCCTTCACCACCAGCACCGTGGTCAGCAGGCTCCCGGCCCACACCACGAACATGACGGGGTTTCGCGCCACGTCGCGCGGGTGGAGCTTGCGCAAGCTGTCCAGCAGCGCGGGTTTGAGCAGCGACGCGTCCAACAGCGACGCCGGTTTCGAGGCAGGCGAGGACATCTCAGTAGACCTTTCCAACCCCGGCGAGGAAGTGCTCGACGATGGGGCCCAGGGAGAGGACAGGGAAGAACGTGAGCGCGCCGACGATGACAATCACGCTCGCCAGCAAGCCGGTGAAGAGCACGCCATTGGTGGGGAAGGTGCCCGGGCCCGCCGGCACCACCTTCTTGCCCACCATGGAGCCGGCGATGGCCAGCGCGGGCACCATCATCAGGAAGCGCCCGGCGAGCATCGCCACGCCCAGGGTGATGTTCCAGAAGGGCGTGTTGGCGTTGAGGCCCGCGAAGGCGCTGCCGTTGTTGGCCGTGCCGCTGGTGTACGCGTAGAGGATTTCCGACAGGCCGTGCGGTCCCGCGTTGTTGAGCGAGGACACGCCCTGCGGCAGCGCCGCCGCAATCCCGGCGAAACCCAGGACGAAGAGCGGGAAGATGAGCACGTACAACATGGCGAGCTTCATCTCGCGGGCTTCGATTTTCTTGCCCATGTACTCGGGCGTGCGGCCCACCATGAGCCCGGCGATGAAGACGCTGAGCACCACCATGACGAGGATGCCGTAGAGACCCGCGCCCACGCCGCCGAAGACGACCTCACCCAACTGCATGTTGACCAGGGGCACCAGGCCACCCAGCGGCGTGAAGCTGTCGTGCATCGCAATCACCGCGCCGCACGAGGCCGCGGTGGTGATGGCGGCGAAGAGCGCGGAGGCGGTGATGCCGAAGCGCGCCTCCTTGCCCTCCATGTTCCCCATCTGCGCCACCTGACCGGCGGCCGCGACTGCGGGGTTGCCCTGGGACTCAGCCGCGTACACCGCCGCCACGCCCGCGAGGAAGAGCACGGACATGGCCGCGAGCAGGGCCCAGCCCTGCCGCGTATCCCCCGCCATCTTCCCGTACGTGTACGTGAGCGCGGCGGGGATGGCGAAGATGGACAGCATCTGCACCAGGTTGGTGAGGGGCGTGGGGTTCTCGAAGGGGTGGGCGCTGTTGGCATTGAAGAAGCCACCGCCGTTGGTGCCCAGCATCTTGATGGCCTCCTGCGAGGCCACCGGTCCCTGGGCCAGCGCCTGGCTGGTGCCCTCCAACGTGACGAGCTGGGTGTAGGGCGCGAAGTTCTGGAGCACGCCCTGCGACACCAGGAAGAGCGCGTAGACGACGCAGAAAGGCAGCAGCACGTAGAGGGTGGCGTTCATCAGGTCCACCCAGAAGTTGCCCAGCGTCTTCTGGCCTTCCGGCCCGTGCCGGCGCGTGAAGCCGCGCCCCAGCGCCAGAGCCACGCCGATGCCCGCGGCGGCGGAGACGAAGTTCTGCCACGCCAGGCCCGCCATCTGCGTGAAGTAGCTGAGCGAGGACTCTCCTCCGTAGGCTTGCCAGTTGGTGTTGGTGGTGAAGCTGACGGCGGTGTTGAAAGCCAGCTCCGCCGGCACCGCGGCCATTCCCTGCGGGTTGAGCGGCAGCACGTGCTGTGCGCGCTGGATGACATAGACGATGAGGACGCTGAAGAGGCTGAACGCCAACAGCGAGCCGGCGTAGTCAACCCACGACTGCTCGCGCCGGTCCGCGGCGCCGCACAGGCGCAGCAGCACGCGCTCCACGGGGCCCAGCACCCGAGACAGCGGGCGGGTGTCTCCTTCAAAGACACGGAAGAGATAGGCGCCCAGCGGCTTCGTCACCGCCAGCACCAGGGCGAAGAACAACAGGATTTGGGACAAACCGATGAGGGACATGGCAGGGGCCTAGAAGCGCTCCGGGCGGAGCAGCGCATAGATGAGGTAGGCGCCGAGCAGCACGGCCAGTACGGCGCCCGCGGCGTATTCGAAGGTCATGGTGAGTGCCTCACAGGCGCTCGCAGCCGTGGACGTAGGCCCAGGCGAGCGCGAAGAAACCGGTGACGGAAAGGACAAGCACGACGTCCATGGGGCTCAACTCCCGTTCAGAAGTAGGCGACGGCACCGAGCACGATGAGCGTCTCGGAGTCCTTGAAGGTGGGCACGCCCTCCACGCCAGTGGCGCGGGCGGTGAAGACTTCTGCGGTGGAGGTGTCGTGCCGCGCCTCCAGCTTCAGGACGAGGTGTTCGGCGGGCTTCATCTCCAGGGTGAGCGTGCCGCTCGCCAACGTCTGCGCGGTGCCAGAGATGACGCCGTCCCGGTCGCGATACGCCTCCACGCGGGCCGCCAGGGCCACGGGCTCCGTGAGCTGCACGCGTGCGTTGAAGCCCGCCGCGTACCAAAGGGCCGCCTCCTGTCCGGAGCGCGCCTGCCGGCCCACGTCGGCCGTGGCCGCCAGGGAAAATGCCCGCGTCACCTTCCAGGTGGCGACGACGTCCGCGAAGAGGCGCAGCCCTCCATCACCCTCCTCGCCCACGAAGGTGTTGAAGGCCGCGGACAGCCTCGGCCCCGAGTAGGCCACCTGGGTGCCCAGCGCCTTGCCGCGGTTGTTCTCGCCAATCGTCTGCCAACCGTTGAGCAGGTGAAGCTGCGCGCTCCACGCGTCATCGAAGGCCCAGGTGCCCTTGAGGCCTGACTGGTAGTAGGGCGACATTTCGCCCATCCACGAGCGCGTGTAGTTCCAGTTGAGCTGCGATTGGAAGGACTCCAGGCCGATGTGGCTGGGATAGACGCCCGCCTCCAGCGTCAAGGGACCCGTCGCGTATGAGACGGTGGCTTGCTGGAGATGGCGCCACACGTCGGGGCCGATGGCAACGCCTTCGGGTTCGGCCTGGTGCAGCACCTCGATGCCCGTGCCGAAGCCCAGCAGCACCTTGAAGCCCACGGGCGCGGGCGCCAACGACACGCCCAGTGAGGCGAGGTTGATGGAGACTTCGTTGTCCCGCTTCGCGGTGGTGCCGGCTCCCGCGATGAAGTTGCCACCATCGGAGGGGCGGTTGAGGTTGCGCGCGTAATACACATCCACCCCGCCCTCCACCTTCAGGCGGGACAGCACACCTGGGGGTTCAGTGACGGGAGCGGGCTCGGGTGAAGGAGCCTGGGACAGGAGGACCGCGGACAGCAGGGGGGACAAGGATGTTGGGAGCATGGGTCGTGCCCCTGCCTTGAGCATCCGCCGTGCCTCCCCCGAGCACGGGTCCCCTGTCACATTTCAAGGGCTTGCGGGCCCACGTGCGCAGCGCGGATTGCAATCTGCACGAACTGGGTCGTCGGGCTCGTGCGGACTGAAAGCCCGCCCGGCCGCGCGCGAAGGCGGCCGGGCTTGCCGCAGACCTAGCGGTGCGCCGCCTTCCGCGGCGCGTGCTCACGCAGCCACGAGACGGTCTCCACCAGCGTCTGGCGCGGCGGACGCACCGTGTGGCCCAGCTCGCGCTCACTCCACAGCGATGACAGGCCCCAGTAGCAGGTGCTCATCTCCAGGACGACGGGGTCCGGGAGCCAGCGCGGCGAGGAGCTCCGAGCGACCCGGGCCACGCCCTCCAGCAACCAGTTGGGCACCTGCCGCTCGGTG
This genomic window from Myxococcus hansupus contains:
- a CDS encoding DUF4258 domain-containing protein — protein: MSKEPFKRSDALKFARRLLDEGSVVLKQHAKDRMKERRLATTDIENIIEGGFINSEGEQRDGRWTYVIETPRMGLAVAFRCDEAGEAHELVIVSVWRKS
- a CDS encoding sensor protein KdpD, giving the protein MTTTRRTRAEDFLELVERGRRGRLKLYIGFAAGVGKTYRMLEEAHALKRRGVDVVLGFVEPHERAETQALVEGLEVVPRKQYTYRDVTVEEMDLDAVLARKPQVAVVDELAHTNLPVCRHRKRYQDVQALLDAGINVIGAFNVQHLESLNDLVERATGVTVRETLPDSFLKSADQVVNLDLAVEDLHERLRAGKIYAKEKVPQALERFFRDENLATLRELALREVAESLERATSRPQQGAGDEGSQRGAAWGRVLVALSSYPRHAATLLRRGSRMAGRLNTDWFVVYVETPREAPHLIDAEAQRHLLANIEKAKELGAEVVRLRATDPVEGILDFARSHGVGHIIVGRSHQPWWKQRLGRAVDVRLVREGRGFDIHVVAFESPQEGRRP
- a CDS encoding hemerythrin domain-containing protein; this translates as MDVIDLLMQQHREVEALFDACRAAKDDASKKELCVQLAEALTLHSTIEERWVYPAARRVVGNALIQDSIEEHGEMTQLIAQMIRARNDVKKLTSLVGELEKVVKDHVTMEERDVLPKLGQKVTEEDLGMSCKDIVRTASEVRREEMRKLEGQASV
- a CDS encoding HAMP domain-containing sensor histidine kinase; translated protein: MTLRGRLMLAQAPLAVALLLVGVVAVVTLSRLGQAGPRVLQENYRSVLAAQELMAQLERMDSAALFILAGERERGLAQQTAQRGRVEAQLRVQEGNVTEPDEDAATARLREGWRSYQAVYDVFLSQSTLEASRELYFRELEPAYEEVTGAARAILDLNQDAMVRKSEALRIQSARVNTVMVTAVLVAFVVGLLASQSLTHRALRPVSVLSQAVRRLGEGDYAARAVVEGKDEIAQVGKDFNAMAEALQQYRRSSLGELLQAQAASQAAIDSLPDPVVVFGADGGLLNVNRSAEDVLRVSLESGGDMLGRVVPEARGVLERVREHVLSGKGAYQPRGYEEAVRAPLPDGDRWLLARGSPVYGESGEVVGATVILQDVTRLRRFDELKNDLVATVAHEFRTPLTSLRMALHLVTEGVVGPVTEKQADLLFAAREDCERLQGIVDDLLDLSRIQAGQLQLEIRRVPAEELVDAALDAQRSAAAERGVRLTKQVALDVEPVDVDPERLGLVLGNLVGNGVKYTPPGGEVEVRVSREARGVRFEVRDTGEGIAPEQQARIFEKFYRAPGAPSGGAGLGLSIAKDIVQAHGGDIGVVSAPGQGSTFWFTVPRREEPAPVTT
- a CDS encoding type II toxin-antitoxin system MqsA family antitoxin, with the translated sequence MKCESCGGEVLETRLDSYHFDESGLEDVVLVGVTERRCEKCHEREVVLPKLKELHRTIAKALAAKNSLLTPSEVRFLRKHLGFSQADFAKRINVRPEAVSRWETGAEEFSWHFELLLRLMVMLELHERNYTVKSFDDVSAKRTAAPVRIFAEKSAWRPDSSGMLTVTAN
- a CDS encoding sigma-54-dependent transcriptional regulator; protein product: MDIRERPMRVLVVDDERNIRHTLRVCLEGFGCEVREAATPDAALAALAQGPVDLAFVDLRLGTASGLELLPKLLAESPHLDVVLITAYATFDTAVEAMRRGARDYLPKPFTPAQIRHVVDRARRHRELASQLEDLEGQLSQAVPEATLETASPAMHAAIGLLTRAATSDAAVLLRGESGTGKGVLARALHSMSARRRRPFVTVNCPTLSEQLLASELFGHVRGAFTGAVKDQPGRVEAAEGGTLFLDEIAEMSPGLQAQLLRFLQEKQFERLGEGRTRKSDVRVVAATNRDLEKDVAEGRFREDLLYRLNVIEVKLPSLRERPEDLLALALRFVAFFSRAAQRPPPELSPATEKMLLAYGWPGNVRELRNAMERALIVWPAAVLEPQAFPDRIAAAGGPGMALGGPHSLEDIEREHVLRVMASAPTLDEAARVLGIDASTLWRKRKKYESGEG
- the kdpC gene encoding potassium-transporting ATPase subunit KdpC, with the protein product MFSTLLTGLRTCLVTLVLTGLLYPLAVTGLAQLLFPTEANGSLVKDERGRVVGSALIGQGFTRAGYFASRPSAAGSGYDGAASSGSNLGPTSQKLKDRVTATVARLRWENPDAPGAVPAELVTTSASGLDPHLSPDAVRWQVPRVARARGVAPARVTAVVDALVEGRTFGVLGEPRVNVLLLNLALDRRFGPLSDEAPGVGGGAPPLQDAP